The Helianthus annuus cultivar XRQ/B chromosome 16, HanXRQr2.0-SUNRISE, whole genome shotgun sequence genome includes a window with the following:
- the LOC110919630 gene encoding uncharacterized protein LOC110919630 translates to MAPYEMLYGRRCRTPVCWGEVGQRELAPNDVVAITNEKIDVVRARLKAAQDRQKSYADKRSRPIEFQVGDRVFLKVSPWKGIIRFRKRGKLGPRYIGPFEILARVGKVAYRLELPPSLEGIHNTFHVSQLRKCLTDETAHVPLEDIEVDEKMNYIERPVAIKDSKIKTLRNKEIKQVLVQWQHRKGSDLTWEPEDEMRRFYPFLFGK, encoded by the coding sequence ATGGCGCCGTATGAAATGCTGTATGGAAGAAGGTGTAGAACCCCGGTTTGTTGGGGAGAAGTAGGGCAAAGGGAACTCGCACCGAATGATGTAGTGGCGATAACCAATGAAAAGATCGACGTCGTACGGGCTCGATTAAAAGCAGCGCAAGACCGACAAAAGTCTTATGCAGATAAAAGAAGTCGCCCTATTGAGTTCCAAGTGGGGGACCGAGTATTCTTGAAGGTGTCCCCGTGGAAAGGCATAATTCGATTTCGTAAGCGAGGAAAGTTGGGTCCCCGATAtatcggaccgttcgagattCTTGCTCGAGTTGGAAAGGTAGCCTACCGTTTAGAACTACCCCCATCATTAGAAGGAATCCACAACACTTTCCACGTGTCACAATTGCGGAAGTGTTTAACGGATGAAACAGCTCATGTACCCCTTGAAGACATTGAAGTAGACGAGAAGATGAATTATATAGAAAGACCGGTAGCTATAAAGGATTCCAAGATAAAGACTCTTCGTAACAAGGAAATCAAGCAAGTTTTGGTTCAATGGCAACACAGAAAGGGGTCAGATCTTACCTGGGAACCGGAGGATGAAATGAGAAGGTTCTACCCGTTCTTGTTCGGTAAGTaa
- the LOC110919632 gene encoding uncharacterized protein LOC110919632, which translates to MRFGEKLQMLFMGLVEDGICSRVITSFQEHGLKIVLCGRKLKVGEVPFVGMIKGSVGNGTKIRFWIDPWIDHMPLKQRFPSLFRLESDYWCVLADRIETQNDGNLSTWDWKRYPTTEQEMIEVVECQRLITGTRLSQAEDSWVWSIGDSKDYLVKEVEDWLKSTGSEEVSKLFEWCKWIPSKCNIFMWRALLDRIPTRCALRRRNISTGHSCCVFCEDVDVTADHLFTVCRFADGVWNGIVSWCRLPPMIMFSVDDIPKIVDQMGGSKSRRSIVYGIFIITCWRIWKARNEKVFFNITRSVSHVVSDVKSLSFLWYRRMGKDAVVDWIVHRAAVLQKVTVCNYHYYLSLIFGDII; encoded by the exons ATGCGCTTTGGAGAAAAGTTACAGATGCTATTCATGGGTCTCGTAGAAGATGGGATATGTTCCCGTGTAATAACAAGTTTTCAGGAGCATGGTCTAAAAATAGTCTTGTGCGGTCGAAAGCTAAAGGTGGGAGAGGTTCCGTTTGTTGGAATGATTAAAGGTAGTGTGGGTAATGGTACAAAAATAAGGTTTTGGATCGACCCTTGGATCGACCACATGCCTCTTAAACAACGATTTCCGTCTCTATTTCGGCTTGAGTCGGATTATTGGTGTGTGTTGGCGGATAGGATTGAGACACAAAATGATGGTAATTTGAGCACCTGGGATTGGAAGAGATACCCGACAACTGAGCAAGAGATGATTGAAGTTGTTGAGTGTCAAAGATTGATCACGGGGACTCGGCTTTCACAGGCCGAAGATTCTTGGGTTTGGAGTATTGGAGATTCGAAGGATTACTTGGTTAAAGAGGTAGAAGATTGGTTAAAGAGCACCGGCTCTGAGGAGGTTAGCAAGCTATTTGAATGGTGCAAGTGGATTCCAAGCAAGTGCAATATTTTCATGTGGAGAGCCCTTCTTGATAGAATTCCCACTCGATGTGCGCTTCGAAGAAGGAACATATCAACTGGACACAGCTGCTGCGTTTTTTGTGAAGATGTCGACGTGACAGCAGATCACTTGTTTACTGTATGCAGGTTTGCGGATGGAGTTTGGAATGGCATCGTTTCTTGGTGCAGGTTACCACCGATGATTATGTTTTCTGTCGATGATATACCGAAGATTGTTGATCAAATGGGCGGTTCAAAGTCTAGGAGAAGCATTGTGTACGGTATTTTCATTATAACGTGTTGGAGAATTTGGAAGgcgaggaacgaaaaggtttttTTCAACATTACTAGGAGTGTGAGCCATGTCGTTTCGGATGTAAAATCGTTGAGCTTTCTTTGGTATAGAAGGATGGGTAAGGATGCGGTTGTAGATTGGATAG TTCATAGGGCGGCGGTTTTGCAGAAAGTAACCGTTTGCAATTATCACTACTATTTGAGTTTGATATTTGGAGATATCATTTAA